Within the Acidobacteriota bacterium genome, the region CCCTTGGCGCCCAGGCGAATCGAGACCTGGCCGGACGCCAGGTTGATGATGGACGCCGGAATGAAGAACGGCGAGATCTTCCGCGGGCCGCCTTCGAGCAGCGCCTTGTGCTCGCGCTCGATGGTGCCGAATCCGCCGATGCCCGAGGCAATGAACACGCCGATGCGAGTCGCATTGTCCGGCCCGATGACGAGTCCCGCATCGGTCACCGCGAATCGGGAGGCGGCAATCGCGTAGTGGATGAAGACGTCCATCTTCTTGACGTCCTTCTTCTCCACGAACTGCAGCGGGTCGAAATCCTTGACTTCGTGCGCGATCTGCGCGGCGAACGCCGAGGGGTCGAACTTCGTAATGCGGCCCGCGCCACTGCGGCCCGCGCAGAGACCCGCCCATGTCACGTCGGTGCCGACGCCAAGCGGCGACACCAACCCGACGCCCGTCACAACAACGCGCCTGTTCACCTGAGCCTCCGTCGGGACGCCCAACTACTTCTTTTTCGAGTGGGCTTCGATGTAATCGATGGCTTCCTTCACGCGGGTGATCTTCTCGGCGTCCTCATCCGGGATCTCGATCCCGAACTCCTCTTCGAACGCCATCACCAGCTCGACCGTGTCGAGCGAGTCCGCGCCGAGATCGTCCACGAACGACGCGTCCTGCGTCACTTCTTCTTCGTCGACGCCCAGCTGGTCCACAATGATCTTCTTGACCTTGTCAGCAACCGCAGACATGCATCCTCCTACGTATACATCCCGCCGTTGACGGCAAGGACCTGCCCCGTGATGTACGAAGCCTCGTTCGAGGCCAGGA harbors:
- the acpP gene encoding acyl carrier protein, whose product is MSAVADKVKKIIVDQLGVDEEEVTQDASFVDDLGADSLDTVELVMAFEEEFGIEIPDEDAEKITRVKEAIDYIEAHSKKK